A window from Sphingobium sp. EM0848 encodes these proteins:
- a CDS encoding fatty acyl-AMP ligase — translation MMAPTPTTDDLPRRFSDFETLGEALDYAATGRRGLNFHDARGNLARPYPFAELREDAIACAHRLIAHGVKPEDRVALVAETGVDFAQLFFGIVYAGAWPVPLPLPTSFGGKESYIDQLNVQLSSCDPMLFLFPKELEEMAGESGRQKAVESIAFEDFIAREAVPCDLPQAKGEEIAYLQYSSGSTRFPHGVAVTHHALLSNLAAHSHGMELIATDRCISWLPWYHDMGLVGCFLSVVANQVSTDYMKTEDFARRPLAWLDLISRNEGTSISYSPTFGYDICARRMSSQTKAQDRFDLSRWRLAGNGADMIRPDVMQSFVDAFGDAGFSPRAFLPSYGLAEATLAVTIMPPGEGIIVELVEETDLSGGDATEGRPQRFRSIVNCGKPARDMIVEIRDEDGGVLNERQIGKVWTTGPSLMVGYFRDQEATDACMLDGWLDTGDMGYLSDGYLYIVGRAKDMIIINGKNHWPQDIEWAVEQLPGFKQGDIAAFAITTPGGEEAPAVLVHCRTSDNDERTRLRDQIRERVRAITGMNCVVELVPPRTLPRTSSGKLSRSKARNLYLTGEIRPYDIAA, via the coding sequence ATGATGGCACCGACGCCGACCACCGACGATCTGCCCCGCCGTTTCTCGGATTTCGAGACGCTGGGCGAGGCGTTGGATTATGCTGCGACGGGGCGGCGGGGCCTGAATTTCCACGATGCCCGTGGAAATCTGGCGCGACCCTATCCCTTTGCGGAGCTGCGCGAGGACGCCATTGCCTGCGCGCACCGGCTGATCGCCCATGGTGTGAAGCCGGAAGACCGCGTGGCGCTGGTGGCCGAAACGGGCGTGGATTTCGCCCAGCTCTTCTTCGGCATCGTCTATGCGGGTGCCTGGCCGGTGCCGCTGCCGCTGCCGACCAGCTTCGGCGGCAAGGAAAGCTATATCGACCAGCTGAACGTCCAGCTGTCGAGCTGCGACCCGATGCTGTTCCTCTTCCCCAAGGAACTGGAAGAGATGGCAGGGGAATCCGGCCGTCAGAAGGCTGTCGAGAGCATCGCGTTCGAGGATTTCATCGCCCGCGAGGCCGTGCCCTGCGACCTGCCGCAGGCGAAGGGTGAGGAAATCGCCTATCTGCAATATAGCAGCGGTTCGACGCGCTTCCCCCATGGCGTGGCGGTGACGCACCATGCGCTGCTGAGCAATCTTGCCGCGCACAGCCATGGCATGGAACTGATCGCGACCGATCGCTGCATCAGTTGGTTGCCCTGGTATCATGACATGGGTCTGGTTGGCTGCTTCCTGTCCGTCGTCGCTAACCAGGTGTCGACCGACTATATGAAGACTGAGGATTTCGCCCGCCGTCCGCTGGCATGGCTGGACCTGATCAGCCGTAATGAGGGCACTTCGATCAGCTATTCGCCGACCTTCGGCTATGATATCTGCGCGCGCCGCATGTCGAGCCAGACCAAGGCGCAGGATCGCTTCGACCTGTCGCGCTGGCGGCTGGCGGGCAATGGCGCGGATATGATCCGTCCCGACGTGATGCAGAGCTTTGTCGACGCCTTCGGTGACGCGGGCTTCAGCCCCAGGGCCTTCCTGCCGAGCTATGGCCTCGCTGAAGCGACGCTGGCCGTCACCATCATGCCGCCGGGCGAGGGCATCATCGTCGAGCTGGTTGAGGAAACCGACCTGTCGGGCGGCGACGCGACCGAGGGCCGTCCGCAGCGCTTCCGCTCGATCGTCAACTGCGGCAAGCCCGCCCGCGACATGATCGTGGAGATCCGCGACGAGGATGGCGGCGTGCTGAACGAACGCCAGATCGGCAAGGTGTGGACCACCGGGCCGAGCCTGATGGTCGGCTATTTCCGCGATCAGGAGGCGACCGACGCCTGCATGCTCGACGGTTGGCTGGACACTGGCGACATGGGCTATCTGTCCGACGGCTATCTTTATATTGTCGGCCGCGCCAAGGACATGATCATCATCAACGGCAAGAATCACTGGCCGCAGGATATCGAATGGGCGGTGGAGCAGCTTCCCGGCTTCAAGCAGGGTGATATCGCCGCCTTCGCCATCACCACGCCGGGCGGTGAGGAAGCGCCCGCCGTGCTGGTGCATTGCCGTACCTCCGACAATGACGAGCGTACCCGCCTGCGCGACCAGATTCGCGAACGGGTGCGGGCCATCACCGGCATGAATTGCGTGGTCGAACTGGTTCCGCCGCGGACCCTGCCGCGCACCAGTTCGGGCAAGCTCAGCCGGTCGAAGGCGCGCAACCTCTATTTGACGGGTGAAATTCGGCCTTACGACATCGCGGCCTGA
- a CDS encoding regulatory protein RecX encodes MTGKRPPPPLDEEALRELALRYVGRFATSRARLLAYLGRKIKERGWGGEAPADPQALVDRLSELRYVDDAGYATMKSASLTRRGYGARRVAESLRADGISEVDREEADAQTASESWQAADRFARRKRLGPYALTLPDPKQREKAIAAFLRAGHNYETARRWIDAAPGEVPEQEE; translated from the coding sequence ATGACCGGCAAACGCCCCCCTCCACCCCTTGATGAAGAGGCTCTGCGCGAACTGGCGCTGCGCTATGTCGGGCGTTTCGCGACCAGCCGCGCCAGGCTGCTCGCCTATCTGGGCCGCAAGATCAAGGAGCGCGGCTGGGGCGGCGAGGCGCCCGCCGATCCGCAGGCGCTGGTCGATCGCCTGAGCGAACTGCGCTATGTCGACGATGCCGGCTATGCGACGATGAAAAGCGCCTCGCTCACCCGGCGCGGCTATGGCGCGCGCCGGGTCGCGGAAAGCCTGCGCGCCGACGGCATCTCCGAAGTCGACCGTGAAGAAGCCGATGCCCAGACGGCATCCGAAAGCTGGCAGGCCGCCGACCGCTTCGCCCGCCGCAAGCGTCTTGGCCCCTATGCCCTGACGCTGCCTGACCCGAAACAGCGCGAAAAAGCCATCGCCGCCTTCCTGCGCGCCGGACACAATTATGAAACGGCCCGCCGCTGGATTGATGCCGCACCGGGAGAAGTGCCGGAGCAAGAGGAATAA
- a CDS encoding DUF192 domain-containing protein: protein MKRLFLLPLALLAACSSSAPQAENATATAVPQRTALLPLVIRTARGDHRFTVEVARTEQEQEQGLMFRKSLDADSGMLFPMSPPRTASFWMKNTLIPLDMLFIHTDGSIAFLKANAQPYSREPVSAGIPVAAVLELRGGRAAELGIREGDRIRWGPCAVPGAPQPKDSPNFCPPN from the coding sequence ATGAAGCGCCTCTTCCTCCTGCCACTCGCCCTCCTCGCCGCCTGCTCGTCCTCCGCGCCCCAGGCCGAAAACGCAACCGCCACGGCAGTCCCCCAGCGAACCGCCCTCCTCCCCCTCGTCATTCGTACCGCCAGAGGCGACCACCGCTTCACCGTAGAGGTCGCCCGCACCGAGCAGGAACAGGAACAGGGCCTCATGTTCCGCAAATCGCTCGACGCCGATTCCGGCATGCTCTTCCCGATGTCCCCGCCCCGCACGGCCAGCTTCTGGATGAAGAACACGCTGATCCCGCTCGACATGCTGTTCATCCATACGGACGGCAGCATCGCCTTTCTGAAGGCCAATGCGCAGCCCTATTCCCGCGAACCCGTCTCAGCCGGCATCCCCGTCGCCGCCGTTCTTGAACTGCGCGGCGGGCGCGCGGCGGAACTGGGCATCAGGGAAGGCGACCGCATCCGTTGGGGGCCTTGCGCCGTGCCCGGCGCACCGCAGCCCAAGGACAGCCCCAATTTCTGTCCGCCAAACTAG
- a CDS encoding NADH:ubiquinone oxidoreductase subunit NDUFA12: MGLLGKIFTWWDGATIGTALYTSRKGTKVGEDHQGNVYYEGGKDVNGLTRRWVIYNGPNDSSRVPAEWHGWLHHSIEGAPESFLPPPRIWEKDFTPNATGTANAYRPSGALEKGGQRQKATGDYEAWSPEAS, from the coding sequence ATGGGACTCCTTGGCAAGATCTTCACCTGGTGGGATGGCGCGACCATCGGCACCGCGCTCTACACCTCCCGCAAGGGCACCAAGGTCGGTGAGGACCATCAGGGCAATGTCTATTATGAAGGCGGCAAGGACGTGAACGGCCTGACCCGCCGCTGGGTCATCTACAACGGTCCCAATGATTCGAGCCGCGTGCCCGCCGAATGGCATGGCTGGCTGCATCATTCGATCGAGGGCGCGCCCGAAAGCTTTCTGCCGCCGCCGCGCATCTGGGAAAAGGACTTCACCCCCAACGCCACCGGCACGGCGAATGCCTATCGCCCCTCCGGCGCGCTCGAAAAGGGCGGGCAGCGCCAGAAGGCAACCGGCGATTATGAAGCGTGGAGCCCCGAGGCGTCATGA
- the aat gene encoding leucyl/phenylalanyl-tRNA--protein transferase produces MTIDPLVLLQAYAIGVFPMSDDREAEEVYWIEPKRRAIMPLDGFHISHSLAKTIRRDRFRVTANRDFAGIVRLCAESAADRPSTWINHPIERAYRHLHEIGFAHSVEVWEGEELVGGLYGVAMGRAFFGESMVSRRTDASKVALAWLTARMRFGGFTLLDCQFMTEHLRSLGAIEISQRDYLQSLAGALDGVALGAGRGVLAAGSGVWAELAFSPLAGDALAAGTSPLSPSFTVSGPVSGQDIVQLLTQTS; encoded by the coding sequence ATGACCATTGATCCGCTGGTGCTGCTGCAGGCCTACGCTATCGGCGTGTTTCCCATGTCCGACGATCGCGAGGCGGAGGAAGTCTATTGGATCGAGCCGAAGCGGCGGGCGATCATGCCGCTGGATGGCTTCCACATCTCCCATTCGCTGGCCAAGACGATTCGGCGGGATCGGTTTCGGGTTACCGCCAATCGCGATTTTGCGGGGATCGTGCGGCTTTGCGCGGAGTCAGCCGCCGACCGGCCCTCCACCTGGATCAATCATCCGATCGAACGCGCTTACCGTCATCTGCACGAGATCGGCTTCGCCCATAGCGTGGAGGTGTGGGAGGGCGAGGAACTGGTCGGCGGCCTCTATGGCGTGGCGATGGGGCGGGCCTTTTTCGGCGAAAGCATGGTGTCGCGCCGGACCGACGCGTCGAAGGTGGCGTTGGCCTGGCTGACGGCGCGGATGCGCTTTGGCGGCTTCACCCTGCTCGACTGCCAGTTCATGACCGAACATCTGCGATCGCTGGGCGCGATCGAGATCAGCCAGCGCGATTATCTTCAGTCTTTGGCGGGCGCGCTCGACGGCGTGGCGCTGGGCGCGGGACGGGGCGTGCTGGCGGCTGGTTCCGGAGTCTGGGCGGAGCTGGCATTTTCGCCACTGGCCGGTGATGCCTTGGCGGCGGGGACATCCCCCTTGTCGCCCAGTTTCACCGTATCGGGGCCGGTTTCGGGCCAGGACATCGTGCAGCTTCTCACCCAGACGTCATAG
- a CDS encoding DUF6456 domain-containing protein — MAAQCVEQIIEDPFGQVRKVAVNIGESPLAWLHARGHLSERHYVAGDMLRADWEKAGLGPRITMRWDVTPRQGRAGRRAEPTVAQLSARERFDGAIRAAGPGLADVLWRVACAGEGLAAAEKALGWPTRAGKLVLTLALDRVAGWYRVG; from the coding sequence ATGGCCGCGCAATGTGTCGAACAGATTATCGAGGATCCCTTTGGTCAGGTGCGGAAGGTGGCCGTGAACATCGGGGAATCACCGCTGGCCTGGCTGCATGCGCGGGGGCATTTGAGCGAGCGCCATTATGTCGCGGGCGACATGTTGCGCGCGGATTGGGAAAAGGCCGGGCTGGGGCCACGCATCACCATGCGCTGGGACGTGACGCCGCGCCAGGGGCGGGCGGGGCGCAGGGCGGAGCCGACCGTGGCGCAACTGTCCGCGAGGGAGCGGTTCGATGGCGCGATCCGGGCAGCGGGACCGGGGCTGGCGGATGTACTTTGGCGGGTGGCCTGCGCGGGGGAAGGGCTGGCGGCGGCGGAAAAGGCGCTGGGCTGGCCGACCCGTGCGGGAAAGCTGGTGCTGACGCTGGCGCTGGATCGGGTGGCGGGCTGGTATCGGGTGGGTTAG
- a CDS encoding helix-turn-helix domain-containing protein, whose amino-acid sequence MITRIREVRKAKGLTLEQVGALCNPPTTAQTIGRLETGTRTVSVNWLNRIAKALGVASSELVALPGQSVVPVAALLGPDGARAPTRPLALPPPAPADAMVGVQVSGSIGDYRSGDEIWCRRILPDEFASALNRDLLLPRHAGRFLFGRLIGREDDRLQILPLGSGSRQQVITDPPWGAVAVQLVRRL is encoded by the coding sequence ATGATCACCCGTATCCGGGAAGTGCGCAAGGCAAAGGGGTTGACGCTGGAACAGGTGGGGGCGCTGTGCAATCCCCCGACCACGGCTCAGACCATCGGCCGATTGGAAACCGGAACCCGAACCGTATCGGTCAACTGGCTGAACCGCATCGCCAAGGCGCTGGGCGTCGCTTCTTCGGAACTGGTGGCCCTGCCCGGCCAGAGCGTCGTGCCCGTCGCCGCGCTGCTCGGCCCTGACGGTGCCCGCGCGCCGACCCGCCCGCTCGCGCTCCCCCCGCCGGCCCCCGCCGACGCCATGGTCGGCGTGCAGGTATCGGGCAGCATCGGCGATTACCGCAGCGGCGATGAAATCTGGTGCCGCCGCATCCTGCCCGACGAATTTGCCAGCGCCCTCAACCGCGACCTGCTGTTGCCGCGCCATGCCGGGCGCTTCCTGTTCGGACGGCTGATCGGGCGGGAGGATGACCGGCTGCAAATCCTGCCGCTGGGCAGCGGGTCGCGCCAGCAGGTGATCACCGACCCACCTTGGGGCGCCGTGGCGGTCCAACTGGTGAGAAGGCTGTAG
- a CDS encoding glycosyltransferase: MTLNVLTLSTLFPDMSRPNFGVFVERQARELASRDGVRVTVVAPLGIPPWPLSRSKRYAALSALPARERWKDLTVYRPVFPILPKFGGRLNVHSMTRAILPLVRQLHAQQPFDVIDASFFFPDGPVAQRLSRALGIPYSVKARGADIHYWGTRKGTRKMVKRAADDATGLLAVSDAMRRSMARMGIDADKIRVHYTGVDLDRFEIVDRATAKEALGFEGPVVLCVGALIPRKGQELLVQALPQLHGVTLLFAGQGQYRRALEKQAEELGVDRRIGFLGSVPHDRLPRIYAAADVMALPSSSEGLANAWVEALACGTPIVITDVGGARELLDRPEAGQIVAREPEALAAAISDILINPPEREAVRETARRFTWSANGDALLEHLRKIAGQPA, from the coding sequence ATGACGCTGAACGTCCTGACGCTGTCGACCCTGTTTCCGGACATGAGCCGGCCCAATTTCGGCGTCTTCGTCGAACGGCAGGCGCGGGAACTGGCCAGCCGGGACGGCGTCAGGGTCACGGTGGTCGCGCCGCTCGGCATCCCGCCCTGGCCGCTTTCCCGATCGAAGCGTTACGCGGCCCTTTCCGCCCTGCCCGCCAGGGAAAGATGGAAGGACCTGACCGTCTATCGCCCGGTCTTTCCGATCCTGCCCAAATTCGGCGGACGGCTGAACGTCCACAGCATGACCCGCGCCATCCTGCCGCTGGTCCGGCAGTTGCACGCACAGCAACCCTTCGACGTGATCGACGCCAGCTTCTTCTTCCCCGACGGCCCGGTCGCGCAACGCCTGTCCCGTGCGCTCGGCATCCCCTATTCGGTCAAGGCGCGCGGCGCCGACATCCATTATTGGGGCACGCGCAAGGGCACGCGGAAGATGGTGAAGCGCGCCGCCGACGATGCCACGGGCCTGCTCGCCGTGTCGGATGCGATGCGCCGGTCAATGGCGCGCATGGGCATCGATGCCGACAAGATCCGCGTCCATTATACCGGGGTGGACCTCGACCGTTTCGAGATCGTCGACCGCGCCACCGCGAAGGAAGCGCTGGGCTTCGAAGGGCCGGTCGTCCTGTGCGTCGGCGCGCTGATCCCGCGCAAGGGACAAGAACTGCTGGTGCAGGCGCTGCCGCAACTGCATGGCGTGACGCTGCTGTTCGCCGGGCAGGGGCAATATCGCCGGGCCTTGGAGAAGCAGGCGGAGGAACTGGGCGTCGACCGGCGCATCGGCTTCCTCGGCTCCGTGCCGCATGACCGACTGCCGCGCATCTATGCCGCCGCCGATGTGATGGCGCTGCCATCCTCCTCCGAAGGCCTCGCCAATGCCTGGGTCGAAGCGCTGGCCTGCGGCACGCCGATCGTCATCACCGATGTCGGCGGCGCGCGGGAACTGCTGGATCGCCCCGAAGCGGGCCAGATCGTCGCGCGCGAACCGGAAGCGCTGGCCGCCGCGATCAGCGATATCCTCATCAACCCGCCCGAGCGCGAGGCGGTGCGCGAGACAGCGCGGCGCTTCACCTGGAGCGCCAATGGCGACGCGCTGCTGGAGCATCTCCGCAAGATTGCGGGTCAGCCGGCCTGA
- a CDS encoding molybdopterin-dependent oxidoreductase — protein sequence MPAIRSLCGQCGLGCGIRAVTGEGRQVRIDGDPVHPVNGGLLCAKSGALDDMLPLDDRLLRPMVDDRAVGWDRALGQAARRLGDVIARHGPDSVALHVPGGLLTEDYYVANKLMKGFIGSAHIDALWAEAGGMAAAQRAAFGEDVMPAAAEDIGRADLILVVGGDAVRRHPVLQDRIEAAREQGARLILIARGDEGQEIEADLRLTVTPGGEAALLSGLLLHCRDGGVLDEAFLARSVAVPSDFWAGLRKGHDLWSVARACGLEPGEVRAFYEAVAGSPRLVTLFSPCEAGEDARRLSAAVLNLHLATGRIGRPGATPFAVTDAANGMGGREVGCRAGELAAHRDFSPDALAAVERFWGATAMARQSGLSGTALAEAMGEGRIKALLMLGGLPSAGHPIRGLLDRVPLLIATTPWMGPELRGAGRVALPSPVWVEKDGTLTGADRLISRQRRLFPLPGEAKPDWWIVTRIARAMGWGDAFHYERPAEIYREHVRLTAYRNEGGRLLNLSRHAPISNPAYDELTPWRWGEVPFDEGRFPTPDGKARLISSWDQAG from the coding sequence GTGCCGGCCATTCGATCGCTTTGCGGCCAGTGCGGCCTGGGTTGCGGCATCCGCGCCGTAACCGGCGAGGGGCGGCAGGTCCGGATCGATGGCGATCCGGTGCATCCCGTCAATGGCGGCTTGCTCTGCGCGAAAAGCGGGGCGCTCGACGACATGCTGCCGCTCGACGATCGGCTGCTTCGGCCGATGGTCGATGACCGGGCGGTCGGGTGGGATCGCGCGCTTGGGCAGGCTGCGCGGCGTCTGGGCGATGTCATCGCCCGCCATGGGCCGGACAGCGTGGCACTGCATGTGCCGGGCGGGCTGCTGACCGAGGATTATTATGTCGCCAACAAGCTGATGAAGGGTTTCATCGGCTCCGCCCATATCGATGCGCTTTGGGCCGAGGCAGGGGGCATGGCGGCGGCGCAGCGCGCGGCCTTTGGCGAGGATGTGATGCCTGCCGCTGCCGAGGATATCGGACGGGCGGACCTGATATTGGTGGTGGGTGGGGATGCCGTCCGCCGCCATCCGGTGCTTCAGGATCGTATCGAAGCTGCGCGGGAGCAGGGTGCGCGGCTGATCCTGATCGCGCGCGGGGATGAGGGGCAGGAGATCGAGGCCGATCTGCGCCTGACAGTCACGCCCGGCGGCGAGGCGGCGCTGCTGTCCGGACTGCTGTTGCATTGCCGGGATGGCGGGGTTCTGGACGAGGCTTTTCTGGCCCGCAGCGTTGCGGTGCCTTCCGATTTCTGGGCCGGATTGCGGAAGGGGCATGATCTCTGGTCGGTGGCGCGCGCCTGTGGTCTGGAGCCGGGAGAGGTTCGGGCTTTTTATGAAGCGGTGGCTGGTTCGCCGCGTCTGGTGACGCTGTTCAGTCCTTGCGAGGCCGGGGAGGATGCGCGGCGTCTGTCCGCCGCCGTCCTCAACCTTCATCTCGCCACGGGCCGGATCGGCAGGCCGGGCGCCACGCCCTTCGCCGTCACCGATGCGGCCAATGGCATGGGCGGGCGGGAGGTCGGCTGCCGCGCGGGCGAGTTGGCGGCGCATCGGGATTTCTCTCCCGACGCGCTGGCGGCGGTCGAGCGTTTCTGGGGCGCGACCGCCATGGCGCGACAATCCGGCCTGTCCGGTACGGCCCTGGCCGAGGCGATGGGCGAGGGGCGGATCAAGGCGCTGCTGATGTTGGGCGGATTGCCCTCGGCGGGGCATCCGATCCGTGGCTTGCTGGATCGGGTGCCGCTGCTGATCGCGACGACGCCGTGGATGGGGCCGGAGTTGAGAGGCGCGGGCAGGGTCGCGCTCCCCTCGCCGGTATGGGTGGAAAAGGACGGAACGCTGACCGGCGCGGATCGGCTGATCAGCCGGCAACGGCGGCTCTTTCCCTTGCCCGGTGAGGCGAAGCCCGACTGGTGGATCGTGACCCGGATCGCTCGCGCCATGGGCTGGGGCGATGCCTTTCATTATGAGCGACCGGCGGAAATCTATCGCGAGCATGTGCGGTTGACCGCCTATCGCAATGAAGGGGGGAGGCTGCTCAACCTCAGTCGGCACGCGCCCATCTCCAACCCGGCTTATGATGAACTGACGCCCTGGCGCTGGGGGGAGGTGCCGTTCGATGAGGGGCGGTTCCCGACGCCGGATGGGAAGGCGCGCCTCATATCAAGCTGGGATCAGGCCGGCTGA
- the modA gene encoding molybdate ABC transporter substrate-binding protein, with protein MQKVILRALALLAIFLHISLVPAMAQQRGPLVLAAASMQEAMTAAADAWAARRHARPVLSFAASSALARQIKSGAPADLFVSADEDWMDDVEKAGFVQRGSRADLAGNQLVLIAPARMPVRLRIARNMPLARTLGDSRLAMANPDSVPAGKYGKAALTMLGIWPSVANRLALGDNVRSAMALVERGEARLGIVYATDARASKDVMVAGTFPPGSHEPIRYPIARLAKSQSADAEGFRRFLLSDAGQSILARYGFSRP; from the coding sequence ATGCAGAAAGTGATTCTCCGCGCCCTCGCGCTGCTCGCTATATTTCTTCATATATCGCTCGTGCCCGCCATGGCGCAGCAGCGGGGGCCTTTGGTGCTCGCCGCCGCCAGCATGCAGGAGGCGATGACCGCCGCCGCCGATGCCTGGGCGGCTCGGCGCCATGCCCGCCCCGTCCTGTCCTTCGCCGCCTCTTCCGCCCTTGCCCGCCAGATCAAGAGCGGTGCTCCGGCCGACCTGTTCGTCTCCGCCGATGAGGATTGGATGGACGATGTGGAAAAGGCCGGGTTCGTCCAGCGCGGCAGCCGCGCCGATCTGGCGGGGAACCAGCTTGTACTGATCGCGCCCGCCCGCATGCCGGTGCGGCTGCGCATCGCCCGGAACATGCCGCTTGCCCGGACGCTGGGCGATTCCCGCCTCGCCATGGCCAATCCCGACAGCGTGCCCGCGGGCAAATATGGCAAGGCGGCGCTGACCATGCTCGGCATCTGGCCCTCAGTCGCGAACCGGCTGGCGCTGGGCGACAATGTCCGCTCGGCCATGGCGCTGGTGGAGCGTGGCGAGGCGCGGCTGGGCATCGTCTACGCGACCGACGCCCGCGCCTCGAAGGATGTGATGGTGGCCGGCACCTTTCCGCCGGGCAGCCATGAACCGATCCGCTACCCCATAGCCCGCCTCGCCAAAAGCCAAAGCGCCGATGCGGAAGGCTTCCGCCGCTTCCTGCTCTCCGATGCCGGGCAGAGCATCCTTGCGCGCTACGGTTTCAGCCGCCCCTAG
- a CDS encoding HAD-IIB family hydrolase yields the protein MKELIAFDLDGTLAESKQPLEEAMGEALAGLLQVAHVAVISGGDWPQFDKQVASRLPERADRSRLWLMPTTGTKLYTYGERGWAPVYAELFDDAQKQAILEAFDASLEATGFVPEEVWGERIEDRGSQITFSALGQQAPIHAKEVWDPDFAKRKVIQADLRERLPGLSINMGGATSIDITREGVDKAYGLKKLRDASGIALDAMMFIGDAIFPGGNDYPAKQLGLDTVRVRDPQETLSVIDAIIACQK from the coding sequence ATGAAAGAATTGATCGCCTTCGACCTTGATGGGACGCTTGCGGAGAGCAAGCAGCCGCTGGAGGAAGCGATGGGTGAGGCGCTGGCGGGGCTGTTGCAGGTCGCCCATGTCGCGGTGATTTCCGGGGGTGACTGGCCGCAATTCGACAAGCAGGTGGCAAGCCGCCTGCCGGAGCGGGCGGACCGTTCGCGCCTGTGGCTGATGCCGACCACGGGGACGAAGCTCTATACTTATGGCGAGCGTGGCTGGGCGCCGGTCTATGCCGAACTGTTCGACGACGCGCAGAAGCAGGCGATTTTGGAGGCCTTCGACGCTTCGCTGGAAGCGACCGGCTTCGTGCCGGAAGAGGTGTGGGGCGAGCGGATCGAGGATCGGGGGAGCCAGATCACCTTTTCCGCGCTCGGCCAGCAGGCGCCGATCCATGCCAAGGAAGTGTGGGACCCGGATTTCGCCAAGCGCAAGGTGATCCAGGCGGACTTGCGGGAACGCCTGCCCGGCCTGTCGATCAATATGGGCGGGGCGACCTCCATCGACATCACGCGTGAGGGGGTGGACAAGGCCTATGGGCTGAAAAAGCTGCGCGATGCGAGCGGGATCGCGCTCGACGCGATGATGTTCATCGGTGATGCGATTTTCCCCGGCGGCAATGATTATCCGGCGAAGCAACTGGGGCTGGATACGGTGCGCGTGCGCGACCCGCAGGAGACGCTGTCGGTGATCGACGCGATCATCGCCTGCCAGAAATGA
- the modB gene encoding molybdate ABC transporter permease subunit: protein MILSPEEWGIVLLSLQVSLVAVGLMLPIAFALAWLLARARFPGKLLIDAVVHLPLVVPPVVTGWLLLLLFGANGPLGGLLERTLGISLMFRWTGAALAAAIMAMPLMVRAMRLSIEGIDHRLELAARTLGARPWRVFFSISLPLALPGILAGLVLGFARSIGEFGATITFVSDVPGETRTLPIAIYSALQVPGAETAVTRLAILSVILSLAALVASEMLARRAAGGRTNHVL from the coding sequence ATGATCCTGTCACCCGAAGAATGGGGCATCGTCCTGCTGTCGCTTCAGGTCAGCCTGGTCGCGGTGGGGCTGATGCTGCCCATTGCCTTTGCGCTGGCCTGGCTGCTGGCCCGCGCCCGCTTTCCCGGCAAGCTGCTGATCGATGCGGTCGTGCACCTGCCGCTGGTGGTGCCGCCGGTCGTCACCGGATGGCTGCTGCTGCTGCTCTTCGGCGCCAACGGCCCGCTGGGGGGCCTGCTGGAGCGGACGCTGGGCATCAGCCTCATGTTCCGCTGGACCGGCGCCGCGCTGGCCGCCGCGATCATGGCGATGCCGCTGATGGTGCGCGCCATGCGCCTGTCGATCGAAGGCATCGACCATCGGCTGGAACTGGCGGCCCGGACGCTGGGCGCGCGGCCATGGCGCGTCTTTTTCAGTATTTCCCTGCCGCTGGCCCTGCCCGGCATATTGGCGGGATTGGTGCTCGGCTTCGCCCGCTCCATCGGGGAATTCGGCGCGACCATCACCTTCGTCTCCGACGTGCCGGGCGAAACCCGCACCTTACCCATCGCCATCTATTCCGCGCTGCAAGTGCCGGGCGCGGAAACAGCCGTGACGCGGCTCGCCATATTGTCCGTCATCCTGTCGCTGGCGGCGCTGGTCGCATCGGAAATGCTGGCCCGCCGCGCCGCAGGAGGCCGCACCAATCATGTCCTTTGA